A single region of the Bacillota bacterium genome encodes:
- a CDS encoding YbaB/EbfC family nucleoid-associated protein, with amino-acid sequence MGGNFQKMMKQVQKMQADMVRIQEELGSKLVEATSGGGAVRVVANCHQELVEIHIDPAAVDPEDVDMLQDLILAACNEALRKARETAEAELAKVTGGISVPGLKF; translated from the coding sequence ATGGGCGGCAACTTCCAGAAGATGATGAAACAAGTTCAGAAAATGCAGGCCGACATGGTCAGGATCCAGGAGGAGCTTGGAAGCAAGCTCGTTGAGGCGACGTCCGGCGGAGGGGCGGTCCGCGTGGTGGCCAACTGCCACCAGGAACTGGTCGAGATCCACATCGACCCTGCGGCGGTGGATCCTGAGGATGTGGATATGTTGCAGGATCTCATCCTCGCAGCGTGTAACGAGGCTCTGCGCAAGGCACGCGAAACTGCCGAGGCTGAGCTGGCCAAAGTCACTGGGGGCATCAGCGTTCCGGGTCTCAAGTTCTGA